The sequence GACGGAAGGCCGGGAGCCGCGCCGAGCTCCGGCGCCAGGCCGCTGGTGCCTGCGGCACGTGCCACTCCGACCAGGCGGCACGGGTCCAGGGTAGCGTCCACTACCGGCTGTCCGGTACCGGACCGGGTGGGGCAGGTCCGTCCCAGCGCCGGGACGGCCCCGTCTGCACGGACTGCCACGGATTCCACACGGTAGGTCCGAGGGACTCCTACCGGACTCTCGCCGGGCTTCCCTGCCGCAAGTGTCACGAAGACATCTTCACGGTCTACGAACAGAGCGTGCACGGCAAGTCCCGGGCCGAGGGGGAGCACCGCGCCCCGCTTTGCTCCTCGTGCCACTTCGCCCACCAGGTGGGATCGGCCACGGGCGGCACTGCAATGAAGGCGGCGTGCCTCGGCTGCCACCCGGGGACCGAGGAGGTGCACCGGGCCTGGCTGCCCAACGCCGACCTGCACCTGCAGAGCGTCGCCTGCTGGGCGTGCCACGCCCCGCAGGCGGACAAGGGGGTGTTTCTGCAGATCGTGGACCTGGAGACCGGCCTCCCCGTGAGGGAGGAGGAGCTCTCCGGACTCGTCGGTCCGGAGGCGCGGGACCTCGCCGCGCGGGTCCTGGAGCGCTCCGGCGCCGTCGACTCGGCGGAGGTCTCTTTCCTCCTGAAGCAAGCGAACCGCCAGGGCGGGGGCAGGCGCATCGGTCTGGTGGGGAGGATGGACGTCAACGAGCAGTCCGATGCGCACCAGCTCGCCTTCACGGGCGGGGCGGTCAAGGAGTGCGAGAACTGCCACCACAGGGATTCCCCGACCTACCGCAACGTCCATCTCGCCCTGGTCCGGGAGGATGGTCGGCGGACCTCCACGAAGGCGTCTCCGGAGACCTTGACCTCGTCCGACCCGGTCGGGGGCGGCAGGGGCTTCTACGTCCTGGGCGGGACCCGCGGCGTGTGGCTCGACGGGCTCGGTGCCGCGCTGGCCGGGTTGGGGCTGGTGGTGCCGCTCACCCACCTCTGGCTGCGCCGGCGCGCCGCCGCCGGCCGGTCGCCCCGCGAGGGCGGGGCCGCCGCGCCCGCGGGGGGCGCCGGGCAGAGGGTCTACGTGAACTCCCTGCCTCTGCGCCTGTGGCACTGGGGGAACGCGGTGGTGTTCGTGCTCCTGCTGCTCACGGGGCTGGCGCTGCGCTACCAGGACCTCGTCAGCCTCGCGCGGTTCCGGTCGGCCGTGGTGCTGCACGACATCCTGGGGGTCCTGATGGCCGTGGGGTTCCTCCTCTGGCTCTGCGGGTACGCCTGCTCCGGGAGGCTCGGGCTCTACCTGCCCCGGCCGCACCGGCGGGACTACTGGCAGTGGATGCTGGCCCAGGCGCACTATTACGGCCACGGAATCTTCCGGGGCGAGCCCAATCCGCACCACCCTTCGGCCGAGACGCGGTTCAACCCGTTGCAGCAGATCGCCTACTTCTTCGTCATGCTGGTCCTGTTCCCCGTGCAGATTGGGACCGGCGCACTGCTGATGGACGTGGTCCGGCTCGCCCCGGTGATCGACGTCCTCGGCGGGTTGGGCGTCGTTGCCGGTGTGCACGTGGCCGTGTCGTTCGCGCTGCTGGCGTTCCTGTTCGTCCACGTCTACCTGTCCACCCTGGGACCCACCGCGCTCGGCCACATCCGGGCGATGGTGACGGGCTACGAGGAGTCCTGAGCCGGGCAGGCGTCCCACTGCGAGGTATCCGCGTATGTCGATCCCGCGCCCGACGCCGATCTGCCTGCTCTTCTGCGCCACCCTCACCCTCGCCTGCGGCGCGCGCGCCGACACCGTCGAGGGCGCCATCGAGGACGTCTCGAGCAAGGCCAGCACCCTGCGCCTCGAGGTGGGCGGGAGGTGCCACCTGGTCCTCTACGGCCCGCAGACCGAGTTCGTGAACGCCGGCGGCGTCAAGGACCTCGCCGTTCCCGACCGGGTCCGGGTCGAGCTCACCCCCGGCCGGCCCGCGGAGCGGATCACCCGGCTGGTCTTCACGCTTCCGCCCGGGGCCGAGATGAGCCTCGAGGAGCTCGAGTGGCTGCGCGGCGAGGAGGCCCCGTTCCTGCTGGTGGACGCACGCCCGCGGGAGGCCTACGCGCAGGGCCACATCCCGGGGGCCGTCTGCCTCTCCGCGGACGACCTGTTGAAGGGCCTGGGGCAGTTGGCCCCGGACCGGAATCTGCCCATCGTCTTCTACGGGGACGGACCGACCTGCCTCTACACGGGCCGTTCGGTCGATGCTGCGCTCGGGGCCGGGTACGCCGAAGCAAAGGCGTTCCAGGGTGGGATCCCCGCCTGGCGCAAGGCCGGCAAGCCGGTGACCTCGACGCCCGAATGGCTCGCCGCGCGGCTCGACCCGCACCACGTGGTCATCGACGTGCGCCCCGCGGGCGAGGTGGCCGCGGGGCACATCCGGGGAGCCGTGTCCCTGGAGGCCGCGGCCTTTCCGGCCATGACGCGGCAGTTCATCGCCCAGAAGGTGGTCGCCCGGCTGCCCGGGGTCAGCGACCTCGGCGCGCCCATCGTGGTCTACGGCAACGGCGAGGAGGGCGAGGACGTCCTGACGGCGTTCGCGGAGCTCAAGAAGTACCGCTACAGGAACGCAACCATCCTGGGGGGTGGCTTCCGGCAGTGGGCGGCGCGGGGATTGCCGACCGCCGCCGGCGAGGCGCCGACCCGGATCAGCTACACCAAGAAGCTGAAGGAGGGTGCGGTTTCCAGCGAGGAGTTCGCCCGGCTGGCCGCCAACCCCGGCGCGGTGCTCTTTCTTGACGTGCGCGACGACGCCGAGGCCGCGGGGGGTGTCCTGAAGGGCGCGACGCATCTGCCGCTGGATCGGCTGCAGGCGAACCTCGCGTCGCTGCCGAAGGACCGCCCGATTGTGGCCTACTGCACGAACGGCCCGCGCTCGGAGATGGCTTACCACTTCCTGCGGAAGAACGGCTACGAGCAGGTGCGCTACCTCTGTGACAGCATCACCGTCCGTAGCGACGGCAGTTATGTCTTCGAGTGATGCCGTGGGCGAGGGCGCCCCGGCGGGTGTGGTCCCCAAACGAGTCGGGCCGCGCGGGGGCAGGTTCTCGCGGGCGTGGTACGCTCTGGCGAGGCGACGCGTGCCCGGCTTCCATGACGTGAGTCTTCGATGGCAAAAGTCCTCTTCGTAACGGGTGCCGGTCCCGGGTCGGGAAAGGCCCTCGTAGCGCTCGGTCTGATGGACCTCCTGGCGGCGAGCACCGACCGGGTCGGGTTCTTCCGGCCGGTGGTCGCCTCGCGCGACGGCACCGACCGGGTGCTCGAGATGGTCGCCAGCCGCTACTCCCTCAACGTGAGCACCGACGCCCTGTACGGGGTGACCGCAGACGTGGCCCGTTCCCTGATGGGCGAGGGGACGGGGGACGAGCTCCTGAAGCGGGTCCTCGAGCGATACAAGGCCATCGAGTCCCAGTTCGACGTGGTGCTCTGCCTCGGCCCCGACTTCTCGGGGGTGACCGCGTCCCTCGAGCTCCGGTTCAGTCTCGAGTTCTCGCGCCAGCTGGGCGCGCGCGTGGTCCTGGTCGTGAACGGCCGGGAGCGTGAGCCCTCGGAGCTCGTCGACGCCGTGCACCTGGTCCTCGACAGCCTGTCGGACCGGCAGGGCGACGTGCTGGCGGTCGCCGTGAACGGCGTGGAGCCCGCGGACCTCGTCGAGGCCGAGCACCTGTTCGCCGCCCGGCCGTGGCGGGACGTGCCGGTCTACCTGATCCCCGAGAACCCGGTCCTCGCCATGCCCACCGTCGGCGAGGTGGCCACGGCGCTCGGGGCCCGTTGGCTCTCCCAGGGCAACGACGGCGCGAGCCGCGAGGTGGCCCGCTATCTGGTCGCGGCCATGGAGCTGCCGCACTTTCTCGACCACCTGGAGGAATCGAGCCTGGTGATCACGCCGGGCGACCGCGCCGACATCATCCTGGGCAGTCTGCTGGCGGACTCCTCGACCGCCTACCCGCGGGTCGCGGCGCTGCTGCTCTCGGGTGGGCTCGAGCCGGCTCCCCAGGTGCTGCGTGTGTTCGGCGGGCTGGACCGCTCGCCCGTGCCGGTGCTGAGCGTGCAGACCGACACCTTCACCACGGCGATGGCGGTCGCCGCGCTCGAGGGGCACCTGACCGCGGACAACCCGCGCAAGATCGCCGCGGCACTTGGCCTGGTCGAGTCGCGGATCGACGGGGCCGACCTGACGCGCCGGCTGGAGATGCCCAGGCCCCAGCGTGTCACCCCGCTGATGTTCGAATTCGAACTGATCCAGAGGGCCCGGCGCCGGCGCATGCGCATCGTGCTGCCCGAGGGCACCGAGGAGCGTGTGCTGCGGGCGGCCGAGATCCTGCGCCTGCGCGACGTGGCCGACCTGACCCTGCTCGGCGACGAGCGCGCGGTGCGCCGGGAGATCGAGCGCCTGGGTCTGCGGCTCAACGACGTGCGGATCATCGACCCGCTGAAGAGCGAGAAGCGCGAGCGCTACGCGGAGACCTATTTCGCGCTCCGCCGGCACAAGGGGGTCTCCCGGGGTGGGGCGTACGACGCGCTCACCGACGTCAGCTACTTCGGGACCATGATGGTCTATCAGGGGGATGCCGACGGCATGGTCTCGGGCGCGGTGCACACCACCCAGCACACCATCCGGCCGGCCTTCGAGGTGATCCGCACGGCCCCGGGGCGGTCGCTCATCTCGAGCGTCTTCCTCATGTGCCTCTCCGACCGCGTGCTGGTCTACGGCGACTGCGCGGTGAACGTCCACCCCGATGCCGAGCAGCTCGCCGAGATCGCCATCAACTCCGCGGAGACGGCGGCCTACTTCGGCATCGAGCCGCGCATCGCCATGCTCTCCTATTCGACCGGCGACTCCGGACAGGGCGAGGACGTGGACCGGGTGCGCGAGGCCACGCGCCTCGTGCGCGAGCGCAGCCCCGAGCTGAAGGTCGAGGGCCCGATCCAGTACGACGCTGCCGTGGACATGGCGGTGGCGCGCACCAAGCTGCCCTCGAGCGAGGTGGCGGGGCAGGCGACGGTGTTCGTGTTCCCTGACCTCAATACCGGCAACAACACCTACAAGGCGGTGCAGCGCTCATCGGGCGCGGTCGCCATCGGCCCCATCCTCCAGGGTCTCGCGAAGCCCGTGAACGACCTCTCGCGGGGCTGTACCGTCACCGACATCGTCAATACGGTCGTCATCACCGCCATTCAGGCCCAGGCCGCCGCCGGAGGCTGAGCGGAGCGGGGCGGGGCGCTGCACAAACGCCCCCTGCAGGAGGTGTCCGTGAAGGTGCTGGTCCTGAATTCCGGGAGCTCCTCGGTCAAGTACCGCCTGTTCGAAATGGACCGCCGGGAAGAAGTAGCCGGTGGCGTGGTGGAGCGAATCGGGGAGCCCGACGGCGCGATCACCCAGCGGGTGCGGCGCGGGGACGGCAGCGTCGACACCTCCGTGCGCCACCTGCCGGTGCCGAGTCACCGCGCCGCCTTCGCCTTGATGGGCGAGGCCCTGCGCTCGGGCGGTGGTCTGGACGACCCCCGGAAGCTCTACGCCATCGGTCACCGGGTGGTCCACGGGGGGCCCGTCTTCCGGGCCCCCGCGCGGATCGACGCCGCGGTGGTGGCGGCCATCCGCGAGGTGGCACCCCTGGCGCCGCTGCACAACCCGGGACACCTGGTCGGAATCGAGGCGGCGCTGGAGGCCGCGCCGGACGTGCCCCAGGTCGCGGTCTTCGACACCGCCTTCCACCAGACCATGCCGGCCCGGGCCTACCGCTACGCGGTGCCCGAGGAGTGGTACACGCGCCACCGGGTCCGGCGCTA comes from Gammaproteobacteria bacterium and encodes:
- a CDS encoding cytochrome b/b6 domain-containing protein, whose protein sequence is MSRLGSGLRPRLRAAAALLALLGLAPGAYADGPGNCLGCHGSPGLSVTFLDGERVSGFVDRADLEASVHRALPCESCHRDVASGPHPGRKAGSRAELRRQAAGACGTCHSDQAARVQGSVHYRLSGTGPGGAGPSQRRDGPVCTDCHGFHTVGPRDSYRTLAGLPCRKCHEDIFTVYEQSVHGKSRAEGEHRAPLCSSCHFAHQVGSATGGTAMKAACLGCHPGTEEVHRAWLPNADLHLQSVACWACHAPQADKGVFLQIVDLETGLPVREEELSGLVGPEARDLAARVLERSGAVDSAEVSFLLKQANRQGGGRRIGLVGRMDVNEQSDAHQLAFTGGAVKECENCHHRDSPTYRNVHLALVREDGRRTSTKASPETLTSSDPVGGGRGFYVLGGTRGVWLDGLGAALAGLGLVVPLTHLWLRRRAAAGRSPREGGAAAPAGGAGQRVYVNSLPLRLWHWGNAVVFVLLLLTGLALRYQDLVSLARFRSAVVLHDILGVLMAVGFLLWLCGYACSGRLGLYLPRPHRRDYWQWMLAQAHYYGHGIFRGEPNPHHPSAETRFNPLQQIAYFFVMLVLFPVQIGTGALLMDVVRLAPVIDVLGGLGVVAGVHVAVSFALLAFLFVHVYLSTLGPTALGHIRAMVTGYEES
- the pta gene encoding phosphate acetyltransferase, which translates into the protein MAKVLFVTGAGPGSGKALVALGLMDLLAASTDRVGFFRPVVASRDGTDRVLEMVASRYSLNVSTDALYGVTADVARSLMGEGTGDELLKRVLERYKAIESQFDVVLCLGPDFSGVTASLELRFSLEFSRQLGARVVLVVNGREREPSELVDAVHLVLDSLSDRQGDVLAVAVNGVEPADLVEAEHLFAARPWRDVPVYLIPENPVLAMPTVGEVATALGARWLSQGNDGASREVARYLVAAMELPHFLDHLEESSLVITPGDRADIILGSLLADSSTAYPRVAALLLSGGLEPAPQVLRVFGGLDRSPVPVLSVQTDTFTTAMAVAALEGHLTADNPRKIAAALGLVESRIDGADLTRRLEMPRPQRVTPLMFEFELIQRARRRRMRIVLPEGTEERVLRAAEILRLRDVADLTLLGDERAVRREIERLGLRLNDVRIIDPLKSEKRERYAETYFALRRHKGVSRGGAYDALTDVSYFGTMMVYQGDADGMVSGAVHTTQHTIRPAFEVIRTAPGRSLISSVFLMCLSDRVLVYGDCAVNVHPDAEQLAEIAINSAETAAYFGIEPRIAMLSYSTGDSGQGEDVDRVREATRLVRERSPELKVEGPIQYDAAVDMAVARTKLPSSEVAGQATVFVFPDLNTGNNTYKAVQRSSGAVAIGPILQGLAKPVNDLSRGCTVTDIVNTVVITAIQAQAAAGG